A portion of the Simkania negevensis Z genome contains these proteins:
- a CDS encoding polyprenyl synthetase family protein, whose translation MKTQDLITRHQDLIEQRLQAIIPVVNSPHLLLYQAARYSLLLPAKRIRPLLLLAALEDFDCPLEWGIDPACALEMVHTYSLIHDDLPCMDDDELRRGKPTLHKVYGEAQAVLAGDFLLTYAFDVLSQAPYLSSETKLRLIQLLSKRAGGEGMIGGQVIDILHEGKSIDPDTLTLMFSKKTAALLATALEFGALIAGLNSEDQIHLHNAGFALGIGFQYVDDLLDVIGDESKLGKPIGSDKSKQKASALTLYSEEEVQEKANACLREALSELDLLSSPVPQLTEVFKKCFYRSN comes from the coding sequence ATGAAGACCCAAGATTTGATTACTCGTCATCAAGATTTGATTGAGCAAAGGCTCCAAGCAATTATTCCCGTTGTGAATTCTCCACACTTACTTCTCTATCAAGCTGCTCGCTACTCTCTTCTCCTCCCAGCCAAACGGATCCGCCCCCTCCTCCTCCTTGCCGCTTTAGAAGACTTTGATTGCCCACTTGAATGGGGAATCGATCCTGCCTGTGCACTCGAAATGGTCCACACTTACTCTCTCATCCACGATGATCTCCCCTGTATGGATGATGATGAACTACGGCGTGGCAAGCCCACCTTGCATAAAGTGTATGGTGAAGCTCAGGCTGTCCTTGCTGGAGATTTCCTATTAACTTACGCTTTTGACGTCTTGTCTCAAGCTCCCTATCTTTCATCTGAAACCAAACTTCGGCTAATTCAATTGCTTTCCAAGCGAGCAGGCGGAGAAGGGATGATCGGTGGACAAGTGATTGATATTTTGCACGAAGGCAAATCGATCGATCCAGATACACTCACCCTGATGTTTTCTAAAAAAACTGCAGCCCTCCTCGCCACAGCACTTGAGTTTGGAGCTCTCATCGCAGGCTTAAATTCTGAAGACCAAATCCACCTCCATAATGCTGGCTTTGCTTTAGGCATTGGATTCCAATACGTCGACGACTTGCTCGATGTGATTGGTGATGAAAGCAAGCTGGGAAAACCCATCGGATCTGATAAGAGCAAGCAAAAGGCCTCTGCCTTGACTCTCTATTCAGAAGAGGAAGTTCAAGAAAAAGCCAATGCCTGCTTGAGAGAGGCTCTATCAGAACTAGATCTCCTCTCGAGCCCAGTTCCTCAACTCACCGAAGTTTTCAAAAAATGTTTTTACAGATCTAATTAG
- a CDS encoding UDP-glucose dehydrogenase family protein codes for MEILVIGVGYVGLVTGTCFAEMGHHVTCLDIDENKINGLKKNVIPFYEPGLEELVRRNQDAKRLSFTTDYALGLKNADVCFIAVGTPPHKDGSANLSFIEAVATSIGEYLDHSLVVVNKSTVPVGTARHIQKLIQQKLDERGVKVSFDIASNPEFLKEGSAISDSMKPDRIIIGSDSEKAINLLRELYSSFTLNHDRIHIMDLPSAEMTKYASNAMLATRISFMNELAALCEKLGANINDVRHGMSSDSRIGYHFLYAGAGYGGSCFPKDIRALIAMANQNGLDAPILEAVHNINERQKNVLSEKISDHFAKKGGVKGKTIAIWGLSFKPNTDDIREAPALKLIDSLLKNGAILRLFDPLALPKVKELLGHKKNIHFCLSEYHAAEQADAIALVTEWKQFRFVNLKTVLSKMKGNAFFDGRNQYKAREMAIKGFRYYGIGIPKLSTDLLQDLKTRGNNKVSRYEDPRFDYSSSRFD; via the coding sequence ATGGAAATTTTAGTTATTGGCGTTGGTTACGTTGGTCTTGTAACAGGAACATGCTTCGCAGAAATGGGACACCATGTCACCTGTCTCGATATCGATGAGAATAAAATCAACGGCCTCAAAAAAAATGTCATTCCTTTCTACGAACCTGGACTCGAAGAGCTTGTGCGTCGCAACCAAGATGCCAAGCGCCTCTCTTTCACCACCGATTATGCTCTAGGGCTCAAGAATGCTGACGTTTGTTTCATCGCAGTCGGAACGCCTCCTCATAAAGATGGGTCTGCAAATCTCTCTTTTATCGAGGCTGTTGCAACATCCATCGGCGAGTATCTAGATCACTCCCTTGTTGTCGTCAACAAATCAACCGTACCTGTAGGAACTGCTCGACACATTCAAAAACTCATCCAGCAAAAACTCGATGAGCGCGGAGTGAAAGTTTCATTTGATATCGCTTCCAATCCCGAATTTCTCAAAGAAGGCTCAGCAATCAGCGACTCGATGAAACCTGACAGGATTATCATTGGCTCTGACAGTGAAAAAGCCATAAATCTTCTCAGAGAACTCTACTCCTCTTTCACGTTAAATCACGACCGTATCCACATCATGGATCTCCCTTCTGCAGAAATGACAAAGTACGCCTCCAATGCGATGCTAGCAACGCGTATTTCCTTTATGAACGAACTCGCAGCCCTTTGTGAAAAACTAGGAGCAAATATCAACGATGTTCGTCATGGGATGAGCAGCGACTCCCGCATCGGTTACCATTTTCTCTATGCTGGTGCCGGTTATGGAGGCTCTTGCTTCCCCAAAGATATCCGCGCACTGATTGCAATGGCAAATCAAAATGGGCTAGACGCTCCCATTTTAGAAGCTGTCCACAATATCAATGAGAGACAAAAGAATGTCCTGAGCGAAAAAATCTCCGACCACTTTGCAAAAAAGGGTGGAGTGAAAGGAAAAACAATTGCCATTTGGGGACTTTCCTTCAAACCGAATACAGATGATATCCGCGAAGCACCTGCACTAAAACTCATTGACTCTCTCTTGAAAAATGGGGCCATCTTACGCCTGTTTGATCCTCTAGCTCTTCCAAAAGTTAAAGAATTACTCGGCCACAAAAAAAACATTCACTTTTGTCTCAGTGAGTATCATGCAGCAGAACAGGCTGATGCCATTGCCCTGGTTACTGAGTGGAAGCAATTTAGGTTTGTCAATTTAAAAACAGTTTTGTCTAAAATGAAAGGCAATGCTTTTTTTGATGGTCGCAACCAGTACAAAGCAAGAGAAATGGCCATCAAAGGATTTAGGTACTATGGAATTGGAATCCCCAAACTCTCCACAGATCTCTTGCAAGACCTCAAAACAAGGGGCAATAACAAGGTAAGCCGCTATGAAGACCCAAGATTTGATTACTCGTCATCAAGATTTGATTGA
- a CDS encoding ABC transporter ATP-binding protein produces the protein MILKANKLSKSYKEPKKVEILREITLSVNEGESVAIMGPSGVGKSTLLHILGTLEEPTSGSLEILGSNALVGDRSAMRNQHIGFVFQNFNLLEEYPVLENVLMPAKVGRKPIGRGSDAFTHAEALLERVGLTSHKHQIAKHLSGGEKQRVAIARAFCNNPDLILADEPSGNLDEGNSKLIHELLITSTRDFKKSLIVVTHNAALASLCDRKYLLTDGSLTSI, from the coding sequence ATGATCTTAAAGGCAAACAAACTCTCAAAATCCTACAAAGAACCGAAAAAAGTCGAGATCTTGCGGGAGATCACTCTTTCAGTCAACGAAGGAGAAAGCGTTGCCATCATGGGCCCTTCTGGGGTGGGGAAAAGCACATTACTCCACATTTTAGGAACCCTTGAAGAGCCTACAAGTGGCTCTTTAGAAATTTTAGGAAGCAACGCTCTTGTGGGAGATCGCTCAGCAATGCGCAATCAGCACATTGGATTTGTCTTTCAAAATTTTAACCTTCTTGAAGAGTATCCAGTTCTGGAAAATGTCCTCATGCCAGCCAAAGTGGGGCGAAAGCCTATCGGACGTGGCAGTGACGCGTTCACACACGCAGAAGCACTGCTTGAGCGAGTCGGCTTGACTTCACACAAGCACCAGATTGCTAAGCACCTTTCCGGAGGAGAAAAGCAACGTGTCGCCATTGCCCGCGCCTTTTGCAATAATCCCGATCTGATCTTAGCCGATGAGCCATCTGGAAACCTCGACGAAGGGAATTCAAAGCTCATTCATGAGCTCCTGATCACCTCGACTCGGGATTTTAAAAAGTCCCTCATCGTCGTGACTCACAATGCAGCACTTGCAAGCCTTTGTGATCGAAAATACCTCCTGACAGACGGTAGCTTGACTTCCATCTAA
- a CDS encoding ABC transporter permease, protein MLFEFSIAKKYLVPKKKQLSLSLISLMSVGVISLVVWLILVFLSVTDGIEKNWLKKLTSFNAPIQITPTDAYYQSYYYQVDSISGESEFTYKSIGEKAAATLTDPYNPEEDLALPSYWPDREVNADGTTMDFVKLAFSSIEGQNIPLIAQDYEVSGALLKLRMLRAQGPSFAPQENTTQSYLTQASYINSFSDKSPHLHSLIDPPRIEDLNHLFYLAELSPDTPTADQPDRVGKGSGADLRTNLASLLENITIKRMRSLGQKASYLGPILPENQSFDVIAYKKQGRISYLVFSDQERKKSPYFEKGTVKRQNDKLIFASSEGKIELSFAIPLFLEEALSMEAKLAPYILSQVKTLQDLKLDVRFTLQGQTVAGTIPWESLEIEEAIAKTSFDTPPNHPPPWTYQVGGLAVLPQKGQGAAAVLLPKNFQANGVKIGDTGYFSYNAATASAIQEQRLPVFIAGFYDPGVMAIGARMILTEPDVVHTINTSSQTYSFDQNMMNGIQVWFSDLSKTAEVQKELTDAFNRAGILPYWKITPYYDYDFAKDLLMQFQSDKYLFTLIGIIVLIVACSNIISLLVILVNDKKKEIAILSAMGASKKSIAWIFTLCGGIMGCFSTLIGTTAALLTIHNIDAVVHFLSFLQGHEAFNAVFYGKSLPSELSERALMFILIATPIISLLAGLVPALKASKVHPSKILRSE, encoded by the coding sequence ATGCTCTTTGAATTTTCAATCGCTAAGAAATATCTCGTCCCCAAAAAGAAGCAGCTTTCACTGTCGCTCATTTCCCTCATGTCAGTAGGAGTCATTTCTCTTGTAGTTTGGCTTATCCTTGTTTTTCTTTCTGTGACGGATGGCATTGAAAAAAACTGGCTCAAGAAACTCACCTCGTTCAATGCTCCCATTCAAATCACTCCAACAGATGCTTATTACCAATCGTACTACTATCAAGTTGACAGCATCAGTGGAGAATCTGAGTTTACCTACAAAAGTATTGGAGAAAAGGCGGCTGCCACGTTGACTGATCCATACAACCCTGAAGAAGACCTCGCCCTTCCCTCTTACTGGCCAGACCGTGAAGTGAATGCCGACGGGACAACAATGGACTTTGTGAAACTGGCCTTTAGTTCAATTGAAGGACAAAACATCCCTCTCATCGCTCAAGATTATGAAGTTAGTGGCGCTCTTTTGAAGCTCCGTATGCTGCGTGCACAAGGACCTTCTTTCGCCCCTCAAGAAAACACTACCCAGAGCTATTTGACACAAGCTTCTTACATCAATTCTTTTTCGGATAAAAGTCCCCATCTTCATAGTTTAATCGATCCTCCAAGGATTGAAGACCTCAACCATCTTTTCTACTTAGCTGAGCTCTCACCAGATACTCCTACAGCAGACCAACCAGACCGTGTGGGCAAAGGATCAGGTGCTGATCTGCGCACAAACCTTGCATCTCTCTTAGAAAACATCACCATCAAACGGATGAGAAGCTTGGGACAAAAGGCATCCTACCTCGGGCCCATCCTTCCAGAAAATCAATCTTTTGATGTGATCGCATATAAAAAGCAGGGACGCATTTCTTATCTCGTCTTTAGCGATCAAGAGAGAAAAAAAAGCCCCTATTTTGAGAAGGGAACTGTAAAAAGGCAAAACGACAAACTCATCTTCGCCTCATCTGAAGGAAAAATTGAACTCAGCTTTGCCATCCCCCTTTTCCTCGAAGAAGCCCTCTCAATGGAAGCGAAGCTAGCCCCTTATATCTTGTCCCAAGTCAAAACATTGCAAGACCTCAAACTCGACGTCCGGTTCACTTTACAAGGGCAAACAGTTGCAGGAACCATTCCATGGGAAAGTCTCGAAATTGAAGAGGCCATAGCAAAAACGTCATTTGATACACCCCCAAACCACCCTCCACCATGGACCTATCAGGTCGGAGGACTTGCTGTTCTTCCTCAAAAAGGACAGGGAGCCGCCGCCGTTCTCCTCCCAAAAAACTTTCAAGCCAATGGGGTAAAGATTGGGGACACCGGTTACTTTTCCTATAATGCTGCAACAGCAAGCGCTATTCAAGAGCAACGTCTCCCGGTTTTCATCGCAGGGTTCTACGATCCTGGAGTCATGGCAATTGGCGCGCGGATGATTCTAACAGAGCCTGACGTCGTCCACACGATCAATACCTCTTCTCAAACCTATTCGTTTGATCAAAACATGATGAATGGCATCCAAGTTTGGTTTTCAGATTTGAGCAAAACAGCCGAGGTGCAAAAAGAACTGACAGATGCTTTCAATCGCGCGGGAATTCTCCCCTATTGGAAAATCACTCCCTACTACGACTACGACTTTGCCAAAGATCTTCTCATGCAATTCCAAAGCGATAAGTACCTCTTCACTCTCATTGGAATCATCGTTCTCATCGTCGCTTGTAGCAACATCATTTCACTTCTCGTCATTCTCGTGAATGACAAGAAAAAAGAAATTGCGATATTAAGCGCCATGGGCGCCTCAAAGAAAAGTATCGCCTGGATCTTCACCCTTTGTGGTGGGATCATGGGTTGTTTCAGTACCCTCATTGGAACAACTGCGGCCCTTCTAACAATCCACAACATCGATGCCGTCGTCCACTTCCTCAGCTTCTTGCAAGGACACGAAGCGTTCAATGCTGTCTTTTATGGAAAATCACTCCCCAGCGAGCTCAGTGAGCGGGCCCTCATGTTTATCCTTATTGCAACACCGATTATCTCTCTCTTAGCAGGACTTGTTCCTGCCTTGAAGGCAAGTAAAGTCCACCCATCGAAAATTTTGAGGTCCGAATGA
- the rpmG gene encoding 50S ribosomal protein L33 → MAKKGAREKIRLKSTESSEVYWTFKNKRNTPDRIELKKYDKKLRKHVTFKEAK, encoded by the coding sequence ATGGCTAAGAAAGGCGCACGCGAAAAAATTCGTTTAAAAAGTACCGAAAGCTCTGAAGTTTACTGGACTTTCAAAAACAAACGCAACACACCAGACCGTATTGAACTTAAGAAATACGACAAAAAATTACGCAAACACGTGACTTTTAAAGAAGCAAAGTAA
- the tsaD gene encoding tRNA (adenosine(37)-N6)-threonylcarbamoyltransferase complex transferase subunit TsaD, whose protein sequence is MKILGIETSCDETAVAVVEEGKRILFHLIASQAEVHERYGGVFPEMASRQHIDRILPLVEKAIEEAGPVDAISVANGPGLMGSLLMGTTAAQTLAYSWDLPLIGVNHVDAHLYAAMMGEEAKMLFPALGVVVSGGHTFLAKISSVGSYTVLGTTVDDAVGEAFDKVATLLGLPYPGGPHIEKLAEAGDPSLYSFKGGVVKGRPLDFSFSGLKTNVLYTIKGKNGQRSSPDTISDEEKKHIAASFQQTALGDIVEKSLKAAQTFPCQAIYLGGGVTNSRALKNLFQEKNLEIPLFWPPRDLSLDNAAMIAGLAYHLYQSGALASPLDIKVFPKIDFKSALC, encoded by the coding sequence ATGAAAATTCTTGGAATCGAAACCTCATGCGATGAAACAGCGGTCGCTGTTGTCGAAGAGGGAAAACGTATTTTATTTCACCTGATCGCTTCTCAAGCAGAGGTCCATGAGCGGTATGGAGGTGTTTTTCCCGAAATGGCCTCTAGACAACATATCGACCGTATCCTCCCTCTTGTTGAAAAGGCGATAGAAGAGGCTGGCCCCGTCGATGCCATCTCAGTGGCAAATGGCCCAGGCCTGATGGGATCACTTCTGATGGGAACGACAGCAGCTCAGACATTGGCTTATAGCTGGGACCTTCCTTTGATTGGGGTTAACCATGTCGATGCACATCTCTATGCTGCAATGATGGGTGAAGAGGCAAAGATGCTCTTTCCTGCACTTGGAGTCGTAGTTTCAGGCGGCCACACTTTTTTAGCAAAAATCTCCTCCGTAGGAAGTTACACCGTGCTTGGGACAACAGTGGATGACGCCGTCGGTGAAGCCTTCGATAAAGTTGCCACTCTCTTAGGTCTTCCCTATCCTGGTGGCCCCCATATTGAAAAGCTTGCCGAAGCAGGAGATCCTAGCCTCTATTCGTTTAAAGGAGGAGTTGTCAAGGGACGTCCACTCGACTTTTCATTTAGCGGCCTCAAAACAAATGTCCTCTATACGATCAAAGGAAAAAATGGGCAGCGCTCTTCCCCTGATACCATCTCAGATGAAGAAAAAAAGCACATTGCCGCCTCATTTCAACAAACTGCTTTAGGGGACATCGTAGAAAAAAGTTTGAAAGCTGCTCAAACCTTTCCTTGCCAAGCCATTTATCTAGGAGGCGGAGTCACAAATAGTCGAGCTCTCAAAAACTTATTTCAGGAAAAAAATCTAGAGATTCCCCTCTTTTGGCCCCCCCGAGATCTCTCGCTCGATAATGCCGCCATGATCGCTGGATTGGCTTATCACCTCTACCAAAGCGGTGCGCTTGCCAGTCCCCTGGACATAAAAGTATTTCCCAAAATAGATTTTAAATCTGCCCTATGTTAG
- a CDS encoding methyltransferase domain-containing protein codes for MRIFRFFLLVATFSFLRCVYPETQDEIETRLFLQQKYRLEGWCLAPYKGKYTNAEIIRMNDESFEVRVIDTSIPLEKWPIITVPIQFIKSFKHQTHTSLNSLTSCLKEFGILKTPTIEQAYRSIDRQWFCPQNPYDDTAIDIGCHMVISSPHMHIFYLELLKDQLPQATSILDLGSGSGHLTALLADLTPHAKVIGIDYYDDLVSKSKDTCLKHLPTKVNDRITFLARDGINGYQDAAPYDIICVGFMYEEIPLPLVNQLNAGGILIVPIKTRTCSYSNKFQGGRLYVIKKDKNGLVEINKGFSCSFVSAIQDQGKKN; via the coding sequence ATGAGAATTTTTCGATTTTTTTTGCTAGTTGCAACTTTTTCTTTCCTAAGATGCGTTTATCCAGAAACGCAAGACGAAATCGAAACCCGTCTTTTTCTCCAGCAAAAATACAGATTAGAAGGTTGGTGTCTGGCCCCCTACAAGGGAAAATACACAAATGCCGAAATCATTAGGATGAATGATGAATCATTTGAAGTGCGAGTCATTGACACCTCTATTCCCCTTGAAAAATGGCCTATCATTACAGTTCCCATACAATTCATAAAATCATTTAAACATCAAACCCACACATCACTAAATAGTCTTACTTCATGTTTAAAAGAGTTTGGCATTTTAAAAACTCCAACAATAGAGCAAGCCTATCGATCAATAGACCGACAATGGTTTTGCCCTCAAAACCCTTATGATGACACCGCTATTGACATCGGTTGTCATATGGTTATTTCATCTCCCCATATGCATATCTTCTATTTAGAGTTATTGAAAGACCAATTACCTCAAGCCACTTCAATTCTTGACCTCGGAAGTGGATCGGGACATTTGACAGCCCTATTAGCCGATCTTACTCCTCATGCGAAGGTGATCGGAATCGACTATTACGATGACCTCGTCAGCAAGTCAAAAGACACATGCCTTAAACACCTTCCCACGAAAGTCAATGATAGAATCACATTTTTGGCTCGTGATGGAATCAATGGTTATCAGGACGCTGCTCCCTATGATATTATTTGTGTTGGATTTATGTATGAAGAAATTCCTCTACCCTTAGTCAACCAATTGAATGCAGGAGGAATTCTAATCGTCCCAATCAAAACTCGCACATGCTCTTATTCTAATAAATTTCAAGGAGGCAGGCTATATGTGATTAAAAAAGATAAAAATGGGTTAGTTGAAATAAACAAAGGATTTTCTTGCTCATTTGTCTCTGCAATTCAAGACCAGGGTAAAAAAAACTAG
- the pgl gene encoding 6-phosphogluconolactonase, translating into MSKMHFFSWDDRRDIAHPGNNKETLNFSIEHFINCAKEALKMHGHFAVALSGGSTPKAIFQALSQAPYSSAIDWSKAYIFWSDERSVAPTDPDSNFRMAIDAGFKNLPIPNDHFFRMKAEDSIEENALNYEMKIKQVLGSRPFDLIMLGMGEDGHTASLFPGTKALEEKNRWIVANHIPQKETWRMTMTYPLINKAKNIVIYVLGKNKRDMVHKVFLEDHNPPFPVSLIGTPTNKALWILDTDACGDLHKKQK; encoded by the coding sequence ATGAGCAAAATGCATTTCTTTTCGTGGGATGATAGGCGGGACATTGCCCATCCTGGTAACAATAAAGAAACTCTCAACTTTAGTATTGAACACTTTATCAACTGCGCCAAAGAAGCTCTTAAAATGCATGGCCACTTTGCCGTTGCTCTCTCTGGAGGGTCCACACCTAAGGCTATCTTTCAAGCCCTATCCCAAGCTCCTTACTCTTCTGCCATCGACTGGTCCAAAGCTTACATTTTTTGGAGTGATGAAAGAAGCGTAGCCCCAACCGATCCTGATAGCAACTTTCGCATGGCAATTGATGCAGGCTTCAAAAATCTACCCATTCCAAACGACCATTTTTTTCGAATGAAAGCAGAAGATAGCATTGAAGAAAACGCCCTTAATTACGAAATGAAAATTAAACAAGTGTTGGGATCACGCCCTTTTGATCTCATCATGCTTGGCATGGGCGAAGATGGCCATACCGCCTCTCTCTTCCCCGGCACAAAAGCCCTTGAAGAAAAAAACAGGTGGATTGTCGCCAACCATATCCCTCAAAAAGAGACCTGGCGCATGACCATGACCTACCCTCTCATCAATAAAGCAAAAAACATCGTGATCTACGTTTTAGGGAAAAATAAAAGAGACATGGTCCACAAAGTATTTCTTGAAGACCATAATCCCCCATTTCCCGTTTCCCTCATTGGAACTCCCACCAATAAAGCGCTATGGATTCTCGATACCGATGCTTGCGGCGACCTCCACAAAAAGCAAAAGTAG
- a CDS encoding glucose-6-phosphate dehydrogenase assembly protein OpcA yields the protein MVETIHPTQIESELDRIWESYQGTNKMRACLFNLIIYSKKCQRVEYLNKVAQNVIEKFPSRIIFITYDNTCSSQDLKTAVSVLTADEGENEIACDMIEIDVCSKDHPRVPFVVLPHILPDLPVYLVYADDPTQENPIATQLEQFASRIIFDSESATNLPAFAKAVLTHHDRTTADIADLNWARTEGWRQLFANIFKSQEELNHFKHATDIHIHFNSLESVALCHTNVQAIYLQAWFAAQLGWKLSNIAKEKELLTFIYETEHLPVLVFLHPSKMHEFSPGRILSVEIQTDHEIQYSLRRNPQCPTHVLIEKSSPDLCSLPTHFVFDRDVSGQSLVREICHKGTSQHYTNMIKLLSEIKIESLCE from the coding sequence ATGGTTGAAACAATCCACCCCACTCAGATCGAATCAGAACTGGATCGCATTTGGGAGTCCTATCAGGGCACCAATAAAATGCGCGCCTGTCTGTTCAATCTCATCATTTATTCAAAAAAATGTCAGCGCGTTGAGTATCTCAATAAAGTTGCTCAAAATGTGATTGAAAAGTTTCCTTCTCGCATTATTTTTATCACCTACGACAACACCTGCTCAAGTCAAGACTTAAAAACAGCTGTTTCTGTTCTCACAGCTGATGAAGGAGAAAATGAAATTGCCTGTGACATGATTGAAATTGACGTCTGCAGCAAAGATCATCCTCGCGTTCCCTTTGTGGTTCTCCCCCACATCCTCCCCGACCTCCCGGTCTACCTCGTTTATGCAGATGATCCCACGCAAGAAAATCCGATCGCCACCCAACTAGAACAGTTTGCTAGCCGGATCATTTTTGATTCTGAATCGGCAACCAATCTACCAGCATTTGCAAAAGCGGTCCTCACCCATCACGATCGAACAACAGCCGATATTGCCGACCTCAACTGGGCCCGAACAGAAGGATGGCGCCAACTCTTTGCCAACATTTTCAAATCACAAGAAGAACTAAATCACTTCAAACATGCAACAGACATTCACATTCACTTTAATTCCCTCGAATCGGTTGCCCTCTGCCATACGAATGTTCAAGCGATCTACTTGCAGGCCTGGTTTGCTGCACAGCTCGGATGGAAGCTGTCAAATATCGCAAAAGAAAAAGAGCTCTTAACCTTTATTTACGAAACAGAGCATCTTCCTGTGCTGGTCTTTCTCCATCCGTCAAAAATGCATGAATTCTCCCCTGGGAGAATCCTATCAGTTGAAATTCAAACAGACCATGAAATTCAATACAGCTTGAGACGAAACCCTCAGTGTCCCACGCATGTGCTCATCGAAAAATCAAGTCCCGATCTTTGCTCTCTCCCCACCCACTTTGTCTTTGATCGCGACGTGTCTGGTCAATCGCTCGTGCGCGAAATTTGCCACAAAGGAACCAGTCAACACTACACCAATATGATCAAACTGCTTTCAGAAATCAAAATTGAGAGTCTTTGCGAATGA